Proteins from one Longimicrobium terrae genomic window:
- a CDS encoding protein kinase domain-containing protein, which yields MAKKLKVGDEINGYRITHVFGPGAMAISYGAQSQSGQRVFFKQYKSPSVTVDWYRDYVRYQKELNRRIAESPARNFCVRAIDAFEAVWGGRNYFQVFEFVENGADLGGIFEREAEENGGRAPAPPFPPRMWEQHVIWAKVFMSGINTLHAARVAHVDLKPDNAFLIEDPSIAAGFQLKLIDTDFSLLTDEAAPWHGVQGYVGTDNYRSPEHFTAGATPGTASDVFTCGLILYQLLGGRHPYWSEDQSEYAKKALAYAAEPPVLGGTMPAPATNEAVAAIIHRCLAPRAADRPTAAEVRDVLTGRAAGTVTTISATSPVVTTAPTPAPVAPAAPPAPTAPPPGPPPVAAPAPAPVPAPAPTPAPAPTPPAPPAAPAPAAPAPSMPRGGGGAPLVTERVQLIGEAGQVMTMATRTPLGKHIVRQFGEDYVVWDAEQCTVERGADGNWLLVPRPGTTNETLLNGETVTSPRPLRDGDVIAVGRAAKAIAKLPLTIRAA from the coding sequence ATGGCGAAGAAACTCAAGGTTGGCGACGAGATCAACGGCTACCGGATCACCCACGTGTTCGGGCCCGGGGCCATGGCCATCTCGTACGGGGCGCAGAGCCAGTCGGGGCAGCGGGTCTTCTTCAAGCAGTACAAGTCGCCCAGCGTAACGGTGGACTGGTACCGCGACTACGTGCGCTACCAGAAGGAGCTGAACCGGCGCATCGCGGAAAGCCCGGCGCGCAACTTCTGCGTGCGCGCCATCGATGCGTTCGAGGCCGTGTGGGGCGGGCGCAACTACTTTCAGGTCTTTGAGTTCGTGGAGAACGGCGCGGACCTGGGCGGCATCTTTGAGCGCGAGGCCGAGGAGAACGGCGGGCGCGCGCCGGCCCCGCCTTTTCCGCCGCGGATGTGGGAGCAGCACGTGATCTGGGCCAAGGTGTTCATGTCCGGCATCAACACGCTTCACGCCGCCAGGGTGGCGCACGTGGACCTGAAGCCCGACAACGCCTTTCTGATCGAGGATCCGTCGATCGCGGCGGGATTCCAGCTCAAGCTCATCGACACGGACTTTTCGCTGCTGACGGACGAGGCTGCGCCCTGGCACGGGGTCCAAGGCTACGTGGGCACCGACAACTACCGTTCGCCGGAACACTTTACGGCCGGCGCCACGCCCGGCACGGCATCGGACGTGTTCACGTGCGGGCTGATCCTGTACCAGCTGCTCGGCGGGCGGCATCCGTACTGGTCCGAGGACCAGTCGGAGTATGCGAAAAAGGCGCTGGCGTACGCGGCCGAGCCGCCGGTGCTGGGCGGAACCATGCCCGCGCCTGCCACCAACGAGGCGGTGGCGGCGATCATCCACCGCTGCCTGGCGCCGCGCGCCGCCGACCGGCCCACCGCGGCCGAGGTGCGCGACGTGCTCACCGGCCGCGCCGCGGGAACGGTCACGACGATCTCCGCGACTTCTCCCGTGGTGACGACGGCACCGACGCCTGCTCCGGTCGCACCGGCGGCTCCGCCCGCGCCCACTGCGCCACCTCCGGGCCCGCCGCCCGTTGCGGCTCCTGCTCCCGCTCCCGTGCCGGCTCCTGCGCCGACGCCAGCGCCGGCGCCCACACCTCCGGCGCCACCGGCCGCTCCGGCTCCGGCCGCGCCCGCGCCCAGTATGCCGCGCGGCGGGGGAGGCGCGCCGCTGGTGACGGAGCGTGTGCAGCTGATCGGCGAGGCGGGGCAGGTGATGACGATGGCCACGCGCACGCCGCTGGGTAAGCACATCGTCCGCCAGTTCGGCGAGGACTACGTGGTGTGGGATGCGGAGCAGTGCACCGTGGAGCGCGGCGCTGACGGGAACTGGCTGCTGGTGCCGCGCCCGGGAACGACCAACGAAACGCTGTTGAACGGCGAGACGGTGACCTCGCCGCGCCCGCTGCGCGATGGCGACGTGATCGCGGTGGGGCGCGCGGCCAAGGCAATCGCCAAGCTGCCGCTCACCATTCGCGCCGCGTGA
- a CDS encoding alpha-amylase family glycosyl hydrolase, translating into MADWNDAVFYHIYPLGLCGAPARNDFSAPPVARLAELHGWIPHLRGLGVTALYLGPLFESTAHGYDTADYWHMDRRLGTDDTLKELAAALREAGIRLVLDGVFHHVGRDFWAFRDLREKGEASAYRDWFHGVDFSRRSPAGDAFGYDGWRGHYDLVKLNLGNPAVREHLFGAIRSWVEEFGIDGLRLDVAEDIDPGFLRALADFTRALRPDFWLLGEAIHGDYRRLTDTGLHSVTNYEAYKGLYSSHNDRNYFEIAFSLNRQFGEGGVYRGLPLYNFADNHDVNRVASTLREPAHLDALYTLLFTIPGVPSIYYGSEWGILGARSATDDHALRPRLRLPEAAHQAPRPSLAGLIARLAQIRRETPALRAGEYRQLHVDHEQFAFARTLGGKVAVTAVNAADAPATLEFAVPAADGTAFVDRLSEGERSTVSGGRMRLEIPPRGSRILVPA; encoded by the coding sequence ATGGCGGACTGGAACGACGCGGTCTTTTATCACATCTACCCGCTGGGGCTGTGCGGCGCCCCTGCCCGCAACGACTTCAGCGCGCCTCCCGTGGCGCGCCTGGCGGAGTTGCACGGGTGGATTCCGCACCTGCGCGGGCTGGGCGTCACGGCGCTGTACCTGGGGCCGCTGTTTGAATCAACCGCCCACGGATACGACACTGCGGACTACTGGCACATGGACCGCCGCCTGGGGACGGACGACACGCTCAAGGAGCTTGCCGCCGCCCTGCGTGAAGCGGGGATCCGGCTGGTGCTGGACGGCGTGTTTCACCACGTGGGGCGCGACTTCTGGGCGTTCCGCGACCTGCGCGAAAAGGGCGAGGCGTCCGCGTACCGCGACTGGTTCCACGGCGTGGACTTCTCGCGCCGCAGTCCGGCCGGTGACGCGTTCGGGTATGACGGATGGCGCGGCCACTACGATCTGGTGAAGCTGAACCTGGGCAACCCCGCCGTCCGCGAGCACCTGTTCGGCGCCATCCGCTCGTGGGTGGAGGAGTTCGGGATCGACGGACTGCGGCTGGACGTGGCGGAAGACATCGACCCCGGCTTCCTCCGCGCGCTGGCGGATTTTACGCGGGCGCTGCGGCCGGACTTCTGGCTTCTGGGCGAGGCCATCCATGGCGACTACCGGCGGCTGACGGACACGGGGCTGCACTCGGTCACCAACTACGAGGCGTACAAGGGGCTCTACAGCAGCCACAACGACCGCAACTACTTCGAAATCGCGTTCTCCCTCAACCGGCAGTTCGGCGAGGGCGGCGTGTACCGCGGGCTGCCGCTGTACAACTTCGCGGACAACCATGACGTGAACCGCGTGGCCAGCACGCTGCGCGAGCCGGCGCACCTGGACGCGCTGTACACGCTGCTGTTCACCATCCCCGGCGTTCCGTCCATCTACTACGGCAGCGAGTGGGGAATCCTGGGCGCGCGCTCGGCCACGGACGACCACGCGCTGCGTCCGCGGCTGCGCCTGCCCGAGGCCGCGCACCAGGCACCGCGTCCCAGCCTGGCCGGGCTGATCGCGCGGCTTGCGCAGATCCGGCGCGAAACGCCCGCCCTGCGCGCGGGCGAGTACCGGCAGCTGCACGTGGATCACGAGCAGTTCGCGTTCGCGCGCACGCTGGGCGGCAAGGTGGCCGTGACCGCCGTCAACGCGGCGGACGCCCCGGCTACGCTGGAGTTCGCCGTCCCCGCGGCGGACGGGACGGCGTTCGTGGACCGGCTTTCGGAGGGGGAGCGGTCCACGGTGTCGGGCGGGCGAATGCGGCTGGAGATCCCGCCGCGTGGGAGCCGCATTCTGGTTCCGGCGTGA
- a CDS encoding tetratricopeptide repeat protein, with protein MTPSALPPLTLDEARALRAAGEWRVLARRAAEVPADVLAAEPEMAYAVAAALRQTGETARALEMGAFAEAGARRRGDRRLAAEAVNLLGNALFEAGRMDEAQARFEELLAYAVEWSDQPFAARASNNLGILCNVRGRRDQALVNYQRAVAAYQAAGNVLGLAQTHHNLGITFRDLGFADDADAHCLRAIQLAGSVSDATGAASATDAETVIALAETERAFLRARAGDGELAEAMGRRALRRFERIGDPRGRADALRVLAAAARAMADDDEALRRLDAALDVPGAGGYPLLVAEVQRDRGLLLRDLGRLADARRALDESAAAFAGVGAAAEAEAVATIARALTGDDGDHQRP; from the coding sequence ATGACACCGTCCGCTCTCCCGCCCCTGACGCTGGACGAGGCGCGCGCGTTGCGTGCCGCGGGGGAGTGGCGCGTCCTGGCCCGCCGCGCGGCGGAGGTGCCGGCGGACGTTCTGGCGGCGGAGCCGGAGATGGCGTATGCCGTTGCCGCCGCGCTGCGGCAGACGGGGGAAACCGCGCGGGCGCTGGAGATGGGCGCCTTCGCGGAGGCCGGCGCGCGACGGCGGGGAGACCGGCGGCTGGCGGCGGAAGCCGTCAATCTGCTGGGCAATGCGCTGTTCGAGGCCGGACGGATGGACGAGGCGCAGGCTCGCTTCGAGGAACTGCTGGCGTACGCGGTGGAATGGTCTGACCAGCCCTTTGCCGCCCGGGCCAGCAACAACCTGGGCATTCTGTGCAACGTGCGCGGCCGGCGCGACCAAGCTCTGGTGAACTACCAGCGCGCGGTGGCCGCGTACCAGGCCGCCGGCAACGTGCTCGGCCTGGCGCAGACCCACCACAACCTGGGGATCACCTTTCGCGACCTGGGCTTTGCGGACGACGCGGACGCACACTGCCTGCGCGCCATTCAGCTGGCGGGAAGCGTGTCGGACGCGACGGGCGCCGCTTCGGCGACGGATGCGGAGACGGTGATTGCGCTGGCGGAAACGGAACGTGCGTTCCTCCGCGCCCGCGCGGGGGACGGCGAGTTGGCCGAGGCGATGGGCCGGCGCGCCCTGCGCCGCTTCGAACGCATCGGCGATCCGCGCGGGCGGGCGGATGCGCTGCGGGTGCTGGCCGCCGCCGCCCGCGCGATGGCGGATGACGATGAGGCGCTGCGCAGGCTCGACGCCGCGCTGGACGTACCGGGAGCGGGCGGGTATCCGCTGCTGGTGGCGGAGGTGCAGCGCGATCGCGGCCTGCTGCTGCGCGACCTGGGCCGCCTGGCCGATGCACGCCGCGCGCTGGACGAATCCGCCGCCGCGTTCGCGGGGGTCGGCGCCGCCGCGGAGGCCGAAGCCGTCGCCACCATCGCCCGCGCGCTGACGGGAGATGATGGAGATCATCAGAGGCCGTGA
- the nudC gene encoding NAD(+) diphosphatase, translating to MSEPDSPSMDDALCFVFRGGELLVRVDGALALVPRGRDVAALLAAGTPIAAGEMGGAECLALAVDAESAAPEGMEFRGLRGLHAVLGADEFRMAGRASQVLEWDRAHRFCGRCGSPTEPGAEPLARACTGCGAVHYPRLSPAVLVSVVHGDRILLARGPHFTPGMYSVVAGFVEPGETLEETCIREVREEVGVEITDVRYVASQPWPYPSQVMIAFAATYAGGDIVPQPGEIEDARWFSVDELPMVSAPLSLSRALIDRFVRGQGGDPARLRDPRSPPA from the coding sequence ATGTCCGAACCGGATTCCCCCTCGATGGATGACGCCCTCTGCTTCGTGTTTCGCGGCGGCGAGCTGCTGGTGCGCGTGGATGGCGCGCTGGCGCTCGTGCCGCGCGGGCGGGACGTGGCGGCGCTGCTCGCGGCTGGGACGCCGATCGCTGCGGGTGAGATGGGCGGGGCGGAGTGCCTGGCGCTGGCGGTGGATGCCGAGTCGGCCGCGCCGGAGGGGATGGAATTCCGCGGACTGCGCGGCCTGCACGCGGTGCTCGGCGCGGACGAGTTCCGCATGGCGGGACGCGCGTCGCAGGTGCTGGAGTGGGACCGTGCGCACCGCTTCTGCGGCCGCTGCGGCTCGCCCACCGAGCCCGGCGCCGAGCCGCTGGCCCGCGCCTGCACCGGCTGCGGCGCCGTTCACTACCCGCGGCTGAGCCCCGCCGTGCTGGTGTCCGTCGTCCACGGCGACCGCATTCTGCTGGCGCGCGGACCCCATTTTACGCCGGGGATGTACAGCGTGGTGGCGGGATTCGTGGAGCCCGGCGAGACGCTGGAGGAAACGTGCATCCGCGAAGTCCGTGAAGAAGTGGGCGTGGAGATCACGGACGTCCGGTACGTGGCCAGCCAGCCGTGGCCGTATCCCAGCCAGGTAATGATCGCATTTGCCGCCACCTACGCGGGCGGCGACATCGTCCCGCAGCCGGGGGAGATTGAAGACGCGCGCTGGTTTTCGGTGGATGAACTGCCGATGGTTTCCGCGCCGCTCAGCCTGTCGCGCGCGCTCATCGACCGGTTCGTGCGCGGGCAGGGCGGCGATCCCGCGCGGCTCCGCGACCCGCGGTCGCCGCCGGCCTGA
- a CDS encoding vWA domain-containing protein, translating to MDQQQTKTRGVADIVFLIDVSGSMAPAIDALKTNIGTFVESLSKGDANNASPVRDWRAKAVGYRDFEFDENAFIDNPFVTDVEALRAQLAGLTAEGGEDEPESLLDALFRVSNMGQTEKGTQSLDATKWRYRSDAARVVVVFTDASFKPSMSIPEAKGGGVQDITNAIINNRIILSLFAPDMPGYDELSQIDKSEWEAISYPGLNPQEALVKFTTDQANFKNTLRQLAASVSKSAETVAL from the coding sequence ATGGACCAGCAGCAGACCAAGACCCGCGGCGTCGCGGACATCGTCTTTCTGATCGACGTGTCCGGCAGCATGGCGCCCGCCATCGACGCGCTCAAGACCAACATCGGCACCTTCGTGGAGTCGCTCAGCAAGGGCGACGCGAACAACGCCTCGCCGGTGCGCGACTGGCGCGCCAAGGCGGTGGGCTACCGCGACTTCGAGTTCGACGAGAACGCCTTCATCGACAACCCGTTCGTCACCGACGTGGAGGCCCTGCGCGCGCAGCTGGCCGGGCTCACGGCCGAGGGCGGCGAGGACGAGCCGGAATCGCTGCTGGATGCGCTGTTCCGCGTGTCCAACATGGGGCAGACGGAAAAGGGCACGCAGAGCCTGGACGCCACCAAGTGGCGCTACCGCAGCGACGCGGCGCGCGTGGTGGTGGTGTTCACGGATGCGTCGTTCAAGCCGTCCATGAGCATTCCCGAGGCAAAGGGCGGCGGCGTGCAGGACATCACCAACGCCATCATCAACAACCGCATCATCCTGAGCCTGTTCGCCCCCGACATGCCGGGCTACGACGAGCTGAGCCAGATCGACAAGAGCGAGTGGGAAGCCATTTCGTATCCGGGGCTGAACCCGCAGGAGGCGCTGGTGAAGTTCACCACGGACCAGGCCAACTTCAAGAACACGCTGCGCCAGCTGGCCGCATCCGTGTCGAAGTCGGCGGAAACCGTGGCGCTCTGA
- a CDS encoding glycerophosphodiester phosphodiesterase, with protein MPDFPDHPLILGHRGAPREAPENTMAGFRLALLHGADGVELDVQPTIDGVPAIIHDPTLERTTGRGGHVAALPWARIAQLRTGEEPVPQLEEVAAWAAEADAWVNVEIKSPGAEEQAIAAIVAAGRLERTVFSSFYPAILARIGQIAPHAARYFLTEWWDDDVRAAVRDLGVHGVCPHHRIATSAFLDEMRGAGMGVVVWTVDEPDRIRELVRAGVTGIISNLPALAVGVLRQERG; from the coding sequence ATGCCCGACTTTCCCGACCACCCGCTGATCCTGGGCCACCGCGGCGCGCCGCGAGAGGCGCCGGAAAACACCATGGCCGGCTTCCGGCTCGCCCTTCTGCACGGCGCGGACGGGGTGGAGTTGGACGTGCAGCCGACCATCGACGGCGTGCCCGCCATCATCCATGACCCCACGCTGGAGCGCACCACGGGGCGCGGGGGGCACGTGGCCGCGCTGCCGTGGGCGCGCATCGCCCAGCTGCGCACGGGGGAGGAGCCGGTTCCGCAACTGGAGGAGGTCGCCGCCTGGGCGGCCGAGGCGGACGCGTGGGTGAACGTGGAGATCAAGTCGCCGGGCGCGGAGGAGCAGGCGATCGCGGCGATCGTGGCGGCGGGACGGCTGGAGCGGACGGTCTTTTCTTCCTTCTATCCCGCCATCCTGGCGCGCATCGGGCAGATCGCGCCGCACGCCGCGCGCTACTTTCTTACCGAGTGGTGGGACGACGACGTGCGCGCGGCGGTGCGGGACCTGGGGGTGCACGGGGTGTGTCCCCACCACCGGATCGCCACGTCCGCCTTTCTGGACGAGATGCGCGGCGCCGGGATGGGTGTGGTGGTGTGGACGGTGGATGAGCCGGACCGCATCCGCGAACTGGTGCGCGCCGGGGTGACAGGAATCATCAGCAATCTTCCCGCGCTGGCGGTGGGCGTGCTGCGCCAGGAGCGGGGGTGA
- a CDS encoding sigma 54-interacting transcriptional regulator, translating to MSTLAVLARSESFSALWPELAALARAESRVVTAAGETGPAAELVALVLAVAGVEEEAEGALRELAAAGAPAPLVVGARADHRLAAALVRAGAADYFALPGDVDALRAEIRDRAARRDARAAAGRLEEAERRAFDFGRIIGRSPPLRAALDRAARIIPRGQATVLVTGETGTGKELIAQAIHRNGPRASGPFIELNCNAIPPTLLESELFGHEKGAFTDARTAKPGLFEAADRGTLFLDEIGDLPLVLQGKILKALEEKQVRRVGAVRGREVDVRIIAATHVDLAAAVRRGGFREDLFYRLSVIPIHLPPLRDRGDDVLLLAEHFLRTLAAQYGMTAPALSPTLRRALMAHSWPGNVRELRNGLERALLLADGPLRPEDLFHGGDPSSASGGHRGGSGELPFPATLDQIERAAAEAMLARVEGNKSAAADALGISRSRLYRLLTGDAEGVAE from the coding sequence GTGAGCACCCTCGCCGTCCTCGCCCGCAGCGAATCCTTTTCCGCCCTGTGGCCGGAACTGGCGGCGCTCGCCCGTGCCGAATCCCGCGTCGTCACCGCCGCGGGCGAAACGGGCCCGGCGGCGGAGCTGGTCGCGCTGGTGCTGGCGGTGGCGGGAGTGGAGGAGGAGGCGGAGGGCGCGCTGCGGGAACTGGCGGCCGCCGGGGCACCGGCTCCGCTGGTGGTGGGGGCGCGCGCGGATCACCGGCTGGCGGCGGCGCTGGTGCGGGCGGGGGCGGCCGACTACTTCGCGCTTCCGGGGGACGTGGATGCGCTGCGGGCGGAAATCCGCGACCGGGCCGCGCGCCGGGACGCGCGCGCCGCCGCGGGACGGCTGGAAGAGGCGGAGCGGCGCGCCTTTGACTTCGGCCGCATCATCGGCCGCAGCCCGCCCCTGCGCGCGGCGCTGGACCGCGCGGCGCGCATCATTCCGCGCGGGCAGGCGACCGTTCTGGTGACGGGAGAGACGGGAACCGGCAAGGAACTCATCGCCCAGGCCATCCACCGCAACGGGCCGCGCGCGTCGGGGCCGTTCATCGAGCTCAACTGCAACGCCATTCCGCCCACGCTGCTGGAAAGCGAGCTTTTCGGACACGAGAAGGGCGCGTTTACCGACGCGCGCACCGCCAAGCCGGGACTGTTCGAGGCGGCGGACCGCGGGACGCTCTTTCTGGACGAGATCGGCGACCTGCCGCTAGTGCTGCAGGGCAAGATCCTCAAGGCGCTGGAAGAAAAGCAGGTGCGGCGGGTGGGCGCGGTGCGCGGCCGCGAGGTGGACGTCCGCATCATTGCCGCCACGCACGTGGATCTTGCCGCCGCGGTCAGGCGGGGCGGGTTCCGGGAGGACCTGTTCTACCGGTTGAGCGTCATCCCCATCCACCTCCCGCCACTGCGGGACCGTGGGGATGACGTGCTGCTGCTGGCCGAGCACTTTCTCCGCACCCTGGCCGCGCAGTACGGGATGACGGCGCCCGCGCTTTCCCCCACGCTGCGCCGCGCGCTGATGGCGCATTCGTGGCCCGGCAACGTCCGCGAACTGCGCAACGGGCTGGAACGCGCGCTTCTGCTGGCGGACGGGCCGCTGCGGCCGGAGGACCTGTTCCACGGCGGCGATCCCTCTTCCGCCAGCGGCGGTCACCGCGGCGGAAGCGGCGAACTGCCTTTTCCCGCTACGCTCGACCAGATCGAGCGCGCCGCGGCGGAGGCCATGCTGGCGCGGGTGGAGGGGAACAAGAGCGCCGCGGCCGACGCGCTCGGCATCAGCCGGTCCCGCCTGTACCGCCTGCTGACCGGCGATGCGGAGGGTGTAGCGGAATGA
- a CDS encoding AraC family ligand binding domain-containing protein gives MSSINRPLAGPVLAFDLDEQIAALRAEEPYRRSGRAGRTLAKSGRFRLTLTVMSKDSDIGMHHADSPMTLQVLHGSLRFRAGGQEYTLDSGQVLFFGPGEAHDIRAGEDSALLITISAVGDDYRPEETANA, from the coding sequence ATGTCCTCCATCAACCGCCCCCTCGCGGGACCCGTGCTGGCCTTTGACCTCGACGAGCAGATCGCCGCGCTGCGCGCCGAGGAGCCCTACCGCCGCAGCGGGCGGGCCGGGCGTACGCTGGCCAAGAGCGGCCGCTTTCGCCTGACGCTCACCGTCATGAGCAAGGACAGCGACATCGGCATGCACCACGCCGACAGCCCCATGACGCTGCAGGTGCTGCACGGGTCGCTGCGCTTCCGGGCCGGCGGGCAGGAGTACACGCTGGACAGCGGCCAGGTGCTGTTCTTTGGTCCGGGCGAGGCGCACGACATCCGCGCCGGCGAGGACAGCGCGCTGCTCATCACCATTTCCGCCGTGGGCGACGACTACCGCCCCGAGGAAACGGCCAACGCCTGA
- a CDS encoding SRPBCC family protein, whose protein sequence is MARIDVSVTAPVDAPAATVYGILTDYRKAHPRILPRPNFGDLVVEEGGRGAGTLFRVDIKEGPRMRTLRMRATEPEPGRVLVESDVESDMVTTFTVDPRDGGKRCEVTIATAWTRGGVRGMVERLAAPRLMRPVYLQEIRNLEALARRMAGRGNR, encoded by the coding sequence ATGGCTCGCATCGACGTTTCCGTAACCGCCCCCGTGGACGCGCCCGCCGCGACCGTCTACGGCATTCTGACCGACTACCGGAAAGCGCATCCCAGGATCCTGCCGCGCCCCAACTTCGGTGATCTGGTCGTGGAAGAGGGCGGGCGCGGCGCGGGCACGCTGTTCCGCGTGGACATCAAGGAAGGGCCGCGCATGCGGACGCTCCGCATGCGCGCCACCGAGCCGGAGCCCGGCCGCGTGCTGGTGGAAAGCGACGTGGAATCCGACATGGTGACAACGTTCACCGTAGATCCGCGCGATGGCGGCAAGCGGTGCGAAGTGACCATCGCCACCGCGTGGACGCGGGGCGGGGTGCGCGGCATGGTGGAGCGCCTGGCCGCGCCCCGGCTGATGCGGCCCGTCTATCTTCAGGAAATCCGCAACCTGGAAGCGCTCGCCCGGCGGATGGCGGGAAGGGGCAACCGCTGA
- a CDS encoding L,D-transpeptidase, which produces MRSAAGMAMTLSVLALSGCVVKDSTDDDAGNAAQTTTAAPAPTAGTAQAPATPAPAAQPAQPAVPASNLRLEVNVAERELYVYRGDERVSTHKVAVGTSEWPTRTGEWTIGQVVWNPRWIPPTEQSWAEDREPKEPGDPDNPLGRAQLVYDAPRSIHGTNQPASLGKAASHGSIRIANSDAIALARLVMEEGGAGKDDAWYERVQANRRERMDIAIPNPIPIRVVSGSGGGESGGSSGSEKEKDKSGA; this is translated from the coding sequence TTGCGAAGCGCTGCCGGGATGGCGATGACGCTGTCCGTGCTGGCGCTGTCGGGATGTGTGGTAAAGGACAGCACCGATGACGACGCCGGAAACGCCGCGCAGACGACCACCGCCGCCCCCGCGCCCACCGCGGGCACGGCCCAGGCGCCCGCCACGCCGGCGCCCGCGGCCCAGCCCGCGCAACCGGCGGTGCCCGCGTCCAACCTGCGGCTGGAAGTGAACGTCGCCGAACGCGAACTGTACGTGTATCGCGGCGACGAGCGCGTGTCGACGCACAAGGTGGCGGTGGGCACGAGCGAGTGGCCCACGCGCACCGGCGAGTGGACCATCGGGCAGGTGGTGTGGAACCCGCGCTGGATTCCGCCCACGGAGCAGTCGTGGGCCGAGGACCGCGAGCCCAAGGAGCCGGGTGACCCGGACAATCCGCTGGGCCGCGCGCAGTTGGTGTACGATGCGCCGCGCTCCATCCACGGCACCAACCAGCCCGCGTCGCTGGGCAAGGCGGCGTCGCACGGCTCCATCCGCATCGCCAACAGCGACGCCATCGCGCTGGCCAGGCTGGTGATGGAAGAGGGCGGCGCCGGCAAGGACGACGCGTGGTACGAACGCGTGCAGGCCAATCGACGCGAGCGCATGGACATCGCCATCCCCAATCCCATCCCCATCCGCGTGGTGTCGGGAAGCGGTGGCGGTGAGAGCGGCGGCTCCAGCGGAAGCGAAAAGGAAAAGGACAAGAGCGGCGCCTGA
- a CDS encoding TetR/AcrR family transcriptional regulator, with amino-acid sequence MSNRSTLLEHALALFAERGYDAVGVKEICEAASVTKPTLYHYFGSKRGLLLTLVRERYAPLRDELRAAARYDGDLPGTLARVVRAWFAFAERDPRMARLVLSLWFASPASEAVQVTGPCAAEQVRMLEGMFAAAAQNHGNMRGRQRAYALSLLGAIHSYAGLALNGGGTLDDSVARQVVHQFSHGIYS; translated from the coding sequence ATGAGCAACCGGTCGACCCTGCTGGAGCATGCGCTGGCGCTGTTCGCGGAACGCGGATACGACGCCGTGGGCGTAAAGGAGATCTGCGAGGCGGCGAGCGTCACCAAGCCCACGCTGTACCACTACTTCGGCAGCAAGCGCGGCCTGCTGCTCACCCTCGTGCGCGAGCGGTACGCGCCGCTGCGCGATGAGCTTCGCGCGGCGGCGCGCTACGACGGCGACCTGCCGGGCACGCTGGCGCGCGTGGTTCGCGCGTGGTTCGCCTTCGCGGAGCGGGACCCGCGCATGGCCAGGCTGGTGCTTTCGCTCTGGTTCGCTTCGCCCGCCAGCGAGGCGGTGCAGGTGACCGGCCCGTGCGCGGCGGAACAGGTGCGCATGCTGGAAGGGATGTTCGCCGCGGCGGCGCAGAACCACGGCAACATGCGCGGCCGGCAGCGGGCGTACGCACTGTCGCTGCTGGGCGCCATCCACAGCTACGCCGGGCTGGCGCTCAACGGAGGCGGCACGCTGGACGATTCCGTGGCGCGGCAGGTAGTTCACCAGTTCTCGCACGGCATCTACTCGTAG